A window from Ignavibacteriota bacterium encodes these proteins:
- the groES gene encoding co-chaperone GroES → MKEFKIKPLEDRVIVKPNNAVEKTKGGIILPDTAKEKPIEGTIVAAGPGRIKDDGNKILMSVKVGDKVLYGKYSGNEITIDDEQYLIMRESDIFGILS, encoded by the coding sequence ATGAAAGAATTCAAAATTAAACCTCTGGAAGACAGAGTAATAGTAAAACCAAATAACGCGGTAGAAAAAACAAAAGGTGGTATAATTTTACCGGATACTGCAAAAGAAAAACCAATTGAAGGAACAATTGTAGCAGCTGGTCCAGGAAGAATTAAAGATGACGGCAACAAAATTTTAATGAGTGTAAAAGTTGGTGATAAAGTTTTATACGGAAAATATTCCGGGAATGAAATTACAATAGATGACGAACAATATCTAATAATGCGTGAAAGCGATATTTTCGGAATCTTATCATAG
- a CDS encoding 3-isopropylmalate dehydratase codes for MEKIIKGKAFVLGNNIDTDQIIPAEHLVYSLTDEDESKKYGQFALSGVPINQAGLPNGGKPFIEDGQYLSEFNVIIGGSNFGCGSSREHAPFALNKAGVKAIIAESYARIFYRNSVDGGFLVPLESNQKLNEIIATGDEIEIDLENYQLINNSTNSVYYLKQLGSVLPIVEAGGIFEYARKNNMI; via the coding sequence ATGGAAAAAATTATTAAAGGTAAAGCATTTGTTTTGGGAAATAATATTGATACAGATCAAATAATTCCCGCAGAACATTTAGTTTATAGTTTAACTGATGAAGATGAATCAAAGAAATACGGACAATTTGCATTATCCGGAGTTCCGATAAATCAAGCGGGTTTGCCAAATGGTGGAAAGCCATTTATAGAGGATGGACAGTATTTATCAGAATTCAATGTGATTATTGGCGGTTCAAATTTTGGCTGCGGATCATCAAGGGAGCACGCTCCATTTGCACTTAATAAAGCTGGCGTAAAAGCAATAATTGCAGAATCTTACGCTAGAATTTTTTACAGAAATTCTGTTGACGGCGGATTTTTAGTTCCATTAGAATCAAATCAAAAATTAAATGAAATAATTGCAACTGGTGATGAAATTGAAATTGATTTGGAAAATTATCAGCTAATAAATAATTCAACTAATTCTGTTTATTATCTTAAGCAACTTGGAAGCGTACTCCCGATTGTTGAAGCGGGCGGAATTTTTGAGTATGCTAGAAAAAATAACATGATATAA
- a CDS encoding citramalate synthase, with protein sequence MKIELFDTTLRDGTQGEGINLSLQDKLLITQKLDTFGVDIIEGGWPGSNPKDEEYFRLVKNLELSHAKVCAFGSTARYPDKINQDNNLQLLLKAETPYISIFGKTWRFHSEKSLGLTDAQNEELIFNSVEFLVKEGRKIIYDAEHFFDGYKDDAEFALKMLKAAEQAGASVLVLCDTNGGTLPNEIFDIVTDVKNKFNLPIGIHAHNDGDLGVANSLMAIKAGAVHIQGTINGVGERCGNANLSSIIPNVVFKMGHKFSDKLDVTKTTSISHFISEIMNIEPNTRAPFVGLSAFAHKGGIHVSSVLKDSRMYEHLDPKTVGNKQRVVVSDLSGQSNIRYKAKEFGINLPEEKEFSKNFVNYLKSMEFDGYQFDGAEGTFELLLRSELKEYKPFFSVKYAKVNVLQDQNNIHYSEAVLKVEVNGEIEHTAADGNGPVNALDSALRKALMRFFPEIGQIKLIDYKVRVLGDKNGTKAKVRVLIESSDGEINWSTVGLSENIIEASLMALTDAMNYKLFKTKLIIKN encoded by the coding sequence ATGAAAATTGAACTATTTGATACAACTCTTAGAGATGGAACTCAAGGTGAGGGAATTAATCTTTCACTTCAAGACAAATTATTAATTACCCAAAAATTAGATACCTTTGGTGTCGATATTATTGAAGGTGGTTGGCCTGGAAGTAACCCAAAAGATGAGGAATATTTTCGATTAGTTAAAAATCTGGAATTATCACACGCAAAAGTTTGTGCATTCGGCTCAACTGCAAGATATCCAGATAAGATAAACCAAGATAATAACTTGCAGCTTTTACTTAAAGCAGAAACACCATATATTTCTATATTTGGGAAAACTTGGAGATTCCATTCTGAAAAGAGTTTGGGTTTAACTGATGCTCAAAATGAGGAACTCATTTTCAATTCAGTTGAATTTCTTGTTAAAGAAGGTCGCAAAATAATTTATGACGCGGAACATTTTTTTGATGGTTATAAAGATGATGCTGAATTTGCATTAAAAATGTTGAAAGCAGCGGAGCAAGCCGGGGCATCCGTTTTGGTTCTTTGTGATACAAATGGAGGAACCTTACCAAATGAAATATTTGATATAGTAACTGATGTCAAAAATAAATTTAATTTACCCATTGGAATTCATGCACACAATGATGGAGATCTCGGTGTTGCTAATTCATTGATGGCAATAAAAGCCGGAGCAGTCCATATTCAAGGAACAATAAACGGAGTTGGTGAAAGATGCGGTAATGCAAATTTATCAAGCATTATTCCAAATGTAGTTTTTAAAATGGGACATAAATTTTCAGATAAATTAGACGTTACAAAAACAACCTCAATTTCTCATTTCATTTCTGAAATAATGAATATTGAACCAAATACAAGAGCGCCGTTTGTCGGTCTTTCAGCATTTGCCCACAAAGGAGGAATTCACGTTAGCTCAGTTTTAAAAGACAGTAGAATGTATGAACATTTAGATCCGAAAACCGTTGGAAATAAACAACGAGTAGTAGTATCTGATTTATCGGGACAAAGTAATATTCGATATAAAGCAAAAGAATTTGGAATAAATCTTCCTGAAGAAAAAGAGTTTAGCAAAAATTTTGTGAATTATTTAAAATCAATGGAGTTTGATGGTTACCAATTTGACGGTGCAGAAGGAACGTTTGAACTTTTATTAAGAAGTGAATTAAAAGAATATAAGCCGTTCTTTTCGGTGAAATATGCCAAAGTTAATGTTTTACAAGATCAAAATAATATTCACTATTCCGAAGCAGTTTTAAAAGTTGAAGTAAATGGAGAAATTGAGCATACTGCAGCGGATGGAAATGGTCCTGTAAATGCATTAGACAGTGCATTAAGAAAAGCCTTAATGAGATTTTTCCCAGAAATTGGACAAATTAAATTGATTGATTATAAAGTAAGAGTTCTTGGCGATAAAAATGGGACGAAAGCAAAAGTTAGAGTTTTGATTGAATCTAGCGACGGCGAAATTAATTGGTCAACTGTAGGACTTTCTGAAAATATAATTGAAGCCAGTTTAATGGCTCTAACAGATGCAATGAATTATAAATTATTTAAAACTAAATTAATTATAAAAAATTAA
- a CDS encoding WG repeat-containing protein, with amino-acid sequence MQPKKMYVKNKYQYIGILSNTIRFKENELWGINDLDGNEILPLQFNEVFRLSFGLKLIAAREGSFWKIYNENGEEISSEKYDSLFPFYGMFGITKIKKGNKYGLLNKRGRKIIPISYQKIERFGSGLILHNFDSSIEFVDRKSLMHIPEISSDIYLDQIKEPAKSILQNRIPKKSKSY; translated from the coding sequence ATGCAACCCAAAAAAATGTATGTGAAGAATAAATATCAATATATTGGTATTCTATCAAATACTATCCGTTTTAAAGAAAATGAACTTTGGGGAATTAACGATTTAGATGGCAATGAAATTCTTCCTCTGCAGTTTAATGAAGTTTTTAGACTTTCGTTTGGTTTAAAATTAATTGCTGCCAGAGAAGGTTCTTTCTGGAAAATTTATAATGAAAACGGGGAAGAAATTTCTTCCGAAAAGTATGATTCACTTTTTCCTTTTTATGGAATGTTTGGAATTACAAAAATTAAAAAAGGGAATAAGTACGGATTATTAAATAAAAGAGGTAGAAAAATAATTCCAATTTCATATCAAAAAATTGAACGTTTTGGAAGTGGATTAATATTACATAATTTTGATTCGAGCATTGAATTTGTTGACAGAAAATCATTAATGCATATACCAGAAATTTCAAGTGATATTTACCTTGACCAAATCAAAGAACCGGCAAAAAGTATACTTCAAAATAGAATCCCTAAAAAAAGTAAATCCTACTAA
- the groL gene encoding chaperonin GroEL (60 kDa chaperone family; promotes refolding of misfolded polypeptides especially under stressful conditions; forms two stacked rings of heptamers to form a barrel-shaped 14mer; ends can be capped by GroES; misfolded proteins enter the barrel where they are refolded when GroES binds), which translates to MAAKIVEFGTDARADLKVGVDKLANAVKVTLGPKGRNVVIDKKFGAPTITKDGVTVAKEIELENATENMGAQMVKEVASKTSDVAGDGTTTATVLAQAIFREGLKNVTAGANPMDLKRGIDIAVTKVVEYLRSISKEVGGKDEIAQVGSISANNDKAIGELISDAMDKVGKDGVITVEEAKGTETGLEIVEGMQFDRGYLSPYFVTDSETMEAILESPQILIHDKKISSMKDLLPVLEKVAQAGRPLLIISEDLEGEALATLVVNKLRGTLRVAAVKAPGFGDRRKAMLEDIAVLTGGTVISEERGYKLENATVEFLGTAKKVVIDKDNTTIVEGAGESDEIKKRVNEIKAQIENTTSDYDREKLQERLAKLSGGVAVLKIGAATEIEMKEKKARVEDALHATRAAVEEGIVAGGGVALVRAATVLDDLKGANSDQTTGIKIVQKAMEEPLKQIVNNAGLEGAVVLNKVKEGKDDYGFDASSDEYVNMISAGIIDPTKVTRTALENAASVSSLLITTEAVVYEKKTEEKAPMMPPGGMGGMDGMY; encoded by the coding sequence ATGGCAGCAAAAATAGTTGAATTTGGCACTGATGCTCGCGCTGATTTAAAAGTTGGCGTTGATAAACTAGCCAATGCAGTAAAAGTTACTTTGGGTCCAAAAGGAAGAAATGTAGTAATTGATAAAAAGTTTGGCGCTCCAACAATTACAAAAGATGGTGTAACAGTTGCAAAAGAAATTGAATTGGAAAATGCAACTGAAAATATGGGTGCTCAAATGGTAAAAGAAGTTGCTTCAAAAACCAGTGATGTTGCGGGTGACGGAACAACTACAGCTACAGTTTTAGCTCAAGCAATTTTTAGAGAAGGATTGAAAAATGTTACCGCTGGCGCAAATCCAATGGATTTAAAAAGAGGAATTGATATTGCTGTAACAAAAGTTGTAGAATATTTAAGATCAATTTCCAAAGAAGTTGGCGGTAAAGATGAAATTGCACAAGTTGGCTCAATTTCAGCTAATAATGATAAAGCAATCGGTGAATTAATTTCTGATGCAATGGATAAAGTTGGTAAAGATGGCGTTATCACAGTTGAAGAAGCTAAAGGAACTGAAACCGGATTAGAAATCGTTGAAGGTATGCAATTCGATCGTGGTTATTTATCGCCTTATTTTGTTACAGATTCTGAAACAATGGAAGCCATTTTAGAAAGCCCACAAATTTTAATTCATGATAAAAAAATCTCTTCGATGAAAGACCTTCTTCCTGTACTTGAAAAAGTTGCTCAAGCTGGAAGACCACTTTTAATCATTTCTGAAGATTTGGAAGGCGAAGCATTAGCTACTTTAGTTGTTAATAAATTAAGAGGTACTTTAAGAGTTGCTGCTGTAAAAGCTCCGGGATTTGGAGATAGAAGAAAAGCAATGTTGGAAGATATTGCAGTATTAACTGGCGGAACTGTAATTTCTGAAGAAAGAGGTTATAAATTAGAAAATGCAACTGTTGAATTTTTAGGAACCGCTAAAAAAGTTGTAATTGATAAAGACAACACAACAATTGTTGAAGGTGCTGGCGAAAGCGATGAAATTAAAAAACGAGTAAATGAAATTAAAGCTCAAATTGAAAATACAACTTCAGATTATGATAGAGAAAAATTACAAGAAAGATTAGCAAAACTATCTGGCGGTGTTGCAGTATTGAAAATCGGTGCAGCAACTGAAATAGAAATGAAAGAAAAGAAAGCAAGAGTTGAAGATGCTTTACATGCTACTAGAGCAGCTGTTGAAGAGGGTATTGTTGCCGGTGGTGGTGTTGCATTAGTTAGAGCAGCAACTGTTCTTGATGATTTAAAAGGTGCAAATTCGGATCAAACAACCGGAATTAAAATTGTACAAAAAGCAATGGAAGAACCTTTAAAACAAATCGTTAATAATGCTGGATTAGAAGGAGCAGTTGTATTGAATAAAGTTAAGGAAGGAAAAGATGATTATGGATTTGATGCTTCATCTGATGAATATGTTAATATGATTTCTGCTGGTATTATTGATCCAACAAAAGTTACAAGAACTGCTTTAGAAAATGCAGCTTCAGTATCATCATTGTTAATAACTACAGAAGCAGTAGTTTATGAAAAGAAAACTGAAGAAAAAGCTCCGATGATGCCTCCTGGTGGTATGGGTGGTATGGATGGAATGTATTAA
- the bcp gene encoding thioredoxin-dependent thiol peroxidase, which produces MRILFSILLASLLISCSHTNEVLKVGEKAPDFSLQDSKGNEFTLSDYRNETPVIIYFYPKANTPGCTKEACGIRDNYSKFEESGIKVFGISTDSKDAIQQFIADHNLNFTLLSDESKEVSQKYGVLNESGKANRITFIIDKYGNLSNILKDINVETHADQVFELAKKLL; this is translated from the coding sequence ATGAGAATTCTTTTTTCAATATTACTTGCATCACTCTTAATTTCATGTAGTCACACAAATGAAGTATTAAAAGTTGGAGAAAAAGCACCGGATTTTTCCTTACAAGATTCTAAAGGAAATGAGTTTACACTTTCAGATTATCGTAATGAAACTCCGGTAATTATTTATTTTTATCCAAAAGCAAATACTCCGGGATGCACAAAAGAAGCTTGTGGAATTAGAGATAATTATTCAAAATTTGAAGAAAGCGGAATCAAGGTCTTCGGAATTTCTACAGATTCAAAAGATGCAATTCAACAATTCATTGCTGATCACAATTTGAATTTCACGCTTTTATCAGATGAAAGTAAAGAAGTTTCGCAAAAATATGGTGTTTTGAATGAATCAGGAAAAGCGAATAGAATTACTTTTATTATTGATAAATACGGAAATTTATCAAATATCTTAAAAGATATAAATGTCGAAACTCATGCAGATCAAGTATTTGAATTGGCAAAAAAATTATTGTAA
- a CDS encoding Crp/Fnr family transcriptional regulator — protein MKSSSDFLYYVPIFSDLPDETIEQISQVGVRKAFKKETIILMEEDESGALFIIITGKVKVTRTSNDGREVILNILSEADIFGEMALLDGLSRSATVTAIEDSELFIIQRNQFLEFLKEHPEISIALMQELSKRLRTADMQIKSLSLKDAEGKVATVIVQLANDHGRIRSGAVEIDKLPLQQDLANMAGTSRETISRTLHSFAKKGLIELEGSKLRIFQFDKFKATYL, from the coding sequence ATGAAATCATCATCTGACTTTTTGTATTATGTTCCAATTTTCTCTGATTTACCAGATGAAACAATTGAACAAATATCTCAAGTTGGAGTAAGGAAAGCATTTAAAAAAGAAACAATAATTTTAATGGAAGAAGATGAAAGCGGTGCACTATTTATTATTATAACCGGAAAAGTAAAAGTAACAAGAACAAGTAATGACGGAAGAGAAGTAATATTAAATATACTTTCCGAAGCAGATATTTTTGGCGAAATGGCTTTACTTGATGGATTATCAAGATCTGCAACTGTAACAGCTATTGAAGACTCGGAATTATTTATTATACAGCGAAATCAATTTTTAGAATTTCTAAAAGAACACCCCGAAATTTCAATTGCATTAATGCAAGAATTATCAAAAAGATTAAGAACTGCTGATATGCAAATTAAATCTCTTTCACTTAAAGACGCAGAAGGAAAAGTTGCAACGGTTATCGTTCAATTAGCTAATGATCATGGCAGAATTCGTTCCGGTGCAGTTGAAATTGATAAACTTCCTTTACAACAAGATTTGGCAAATATGGCTGGAACTTCAAGAGAGACAATTTCAAGAACACTCCATTCATTTGCAAAAAAAGGATTGATAGAATTGGAAGGTTCTAAATTAAGAATTTTTCAATTTGATAAATTTAAAGCAACATATTTATAA
- a CDS encoding adenylosuccinate lyase codes for MIERYTRPEMGKIWEDEFKFSTWLKIEILACEARAEMGEIPNEDLEIIKSKANFDVKRILEIEEETKHDVIAFLTNVAEYVGPESRHIHYGMTSSDILDTTLSYQMKAAGEILLNDLEKLKIALKKKALEYKKTVCVGRSHGIHAEPTTFGLKFALWYEETKRNILRLKSAIETISVGQISGAVGTFDHLSPKVEEYVCTKMGLKPAPVSTQVIQRDRHAEFLSTLAIIGATLEKISIEIRHLQRTEVLEAEEFFSKGQKGSSAMPHKRNPIVSERITGLARLLRGNASAALENVALWHERDISHSSVERIIVPDSTIILNYMLNLMINLIDNILIYPENAIENLNKTRGLIFSQKVLLALVEKGVTREEAYKIVQTSAMKVWQEKSTNLETELNSSNEIKKYLSVDEIEKIFDTNEMVKNVDYIFNRSIEIK; via the coding sequence ATGATAGAAAGATATACTCGCCCGGAAATGGGAAAAATTTGGGAAGATGAATTTAAATTTTCAACTTGGTTAAAAATAGAAATTTTAGCTTGCGAAGCTCGTGCTGAAATGGGCGAAATTCCTAATGAAGATTTAGAAATTATTAAATCCAAAGCAAATTTTGATGTAAAAAGAATTTTAGAAATTGAAGAAGAAACCAAACATGATGTAATTGCATTTCTTACGAATGTTGCGGAATATGTCGGTCCGGAATCTCGTCATATTCATTACGGAATGACTTCATCAGATATTTTAGATACAACACTTTCTTACCAAATGAAAGCTGCCGGCGAAATTTTATTAAACGATTTAGAAAAATTAAAAATTGCACTTAAGAAAAAAGCACTTGAATATAAAAAAACAGTTTGCGTTGGAAGAAGTCATGGAATTCACGCAGAGCCAACAACTTTCGGATTAAAATTTGCGCTTTGGTACGAAGAAACAAAAAGAAATATTTTAAGATTAAAATCTGCAATTGAAACTATAAGTGTGGGACAAATTTCCGGTGCAGTTGGAACTTTCGATCATCTTTCTCCAAAAGTTGAAGAATATGTTTGCACAAAAATGGGATTAAAACCAGCTCCAGTTTCAACACAAGTAATTCAAAGAGATCGTCATGCAGAATTTCTTTCAACATTGGCAATTATTGGTGCAACTTTAGAAAAAATTTCAATTGAAATTAGACATTTACAAAGAACTGAAGTTTTAGAAGCGGAAGAATTTTTTTCAAAAGGACAAAAAGGTTCATCGGCAATGCCTCACAAAAGAAATCCGATTGTTTCTGAACGCATAACAGGTTTAGCAAGATTGCTTCGCGGAAATGCATCTGCAGCTTTAGAAAATGTTGCACTTTGGCACGAAAGAGATATATCACATTCTTCGGTTGAAAGAATTATTGTTCCAGATAGTACAATTATCTTAAATTATATGTTGAATCTTATGATAAATTTGATTGATAATATTTTAATTTATCCGGAAAATGCAATTGAAAATTTGAATAAAACACGCGGATTAATATTTTCGCAAAAAGTGTTGTTAGCATTAGTTGAAAAAGGTGTTACACGCGAAGAAGCTTATAAAATTGTCCAAACATCAGCAATGAAAGTTTGGCAAGAAAAATCCACAAATTTAGAAACAGAATTAAATTCATCGAACGAAATAAAAAAATATTTATCGGTAGATGAAATTGAAAAAATTTTTGACACAAACGAAATGGTTAAAAATGTTGATTACATTTTTAACCGATCTATTGAAATAAAATAG